CTCCAGACCCCGCACGACCTCCGCGGCGGCCGCGGCGCTCGCGCGGTAGTTCACCGCCACGTCCGCGCCCTCGCGCCCGAGCGCCAGCGCGATCGCGCGGCCGAAGCCCCGTCCCGCGCCCGTCACGAGCGCCACGCGCCCGTCGAGTCGTCCCATCGTCACCTCCCCGCCCTCCCCCGCGATCGGGCCCGCACATAGTGGCGCGCCGTCCCCGGCGACGCAAGCCGGCGGGCGCTTCCGGACTCACGCGAGCAGCCGCACGAGCTCGTCCGGCTGGCTCAGCATCGGATAGTGCCCCGTGTCCATCTCCGCCCACGTGGCGCGGAGCCGTTCCGCCGTGCGGCGCTGGTGCGCCTCGGGAGGGTTGCGGCTCGCGCGACAGCGGATCACCGCCGCGGACCATCGGCGCTCCCAGAAATTCCCGAGCTCCATCGGCGCTTCGAGCGCCGCGACCGGGTGGGGCGTGTAGCGCGCGAGCGCCCAGGCTCGCGTGGCGGCGTCGAGATCCGCGAAGAGGCGCTGCTCGGCGTCCTCACGGGAGGGGCCGATCGTCAGCTCGGTCACGGCGGGCGCCGCGGGACGCTTCACGATGTCCGCGACGCGCTCGCCGGGGAGGAGCGCCAGCGCGTCGACGAAGACGAGGCGCGCGATCCGCTCGGCCGCCAGCTCCGCGGCCTTGCAGACGACCATGCCGCCCGCGCTCGTCCCCACGAGCACGACGTCGCGCAGGTCCTCGTAGAACAGCAGCCGGGCCACCTCCTGCGCATGCGTCGCGACCGTGATGCCGTGGCGGACCAGATGATGGCGCTCGGCGCAGCCGTCGAGCGTCGGCGCGTGGACGAGATGTCCGGCGGCGCGCAAACGCCCCGCCACCGGCTTCCAGACCCAGCCGCCCTGATACGCCCCGTGGATCAGCACGAATGTCGCCATCGCGCGCACCTCCGGGACGCGATTCTACCCGACGCGCGGGCCGGGCGGGCGAGCGCGCTCGGCGCGTTCGAGTGACCGTCGGAAGCCGTTGACAGCCCGCGGCGCGCGCCGCATGATTCGGGCGCGCTCGACCCCGACGGCGCGGTCGGGGTGACGATGACGTTCACGGTCTACGGCGCGGGGCGATCGGCGGCGTGACGGGGGCGATGCTCGCGCGCGCCGGCCACGACGTGCTCCTGGTGGACCGCGCGGGCGATCACGTCGCCGCCATGAACGCGGCCGGGGGGGCCGACGATGCCGACGACACTCCTGATGCTGCCGCCCCAGACGGCGACGACGCGCGCGTGGGCCGCGCGCCTCGCGGGGGCGCTGCCGGCGCTCTCGGTCGTGGTCGCCGAGACCGCCGCCGACGCCGCGCGGGCCGTGGGCCACGCCGACGCGGCGTTCGGCACGATGCCGGACGCGCTGCTCCGTGACGCCCGGCGGCTCCGCTGGCTCCAGGCGCCCCAGGCGGCGCCGCCCGCCGGCTACTACACGCCGGCGCTGATCGCGCATCCCGCCCTCGTGACGAACTTCCGCGAGATCTACAACGACCACATCGGCGCCCACATCATGGCGTTCGTGCTCGCGTTCGCGCGCGGGCTCCACCACTACATCCCGCGACAGCTCCGGCGCGAGTGGAAGAAGGAGCCGCCCGACACGGGCGTGATCCACCTGCCCGAGGCCACGGCGCTGCTCGTCGGCGTGGGCGGGATCGGCGCGGAGGCCGCGCGGCTCATGGCCGCCTTCGGCATGCACGTGATCGGCGTGGACGCGCGCCGCCGGGAGGCGCCGCCGGGGGTGCTGAAGCTCGACGGGCCCGAGGCGCTCGACTCGCTCGTGCCGCTCGCGGACTTCGTCATCCTCACCGTGCCGCACACGCCGGACACCGCGGGCTTCATGCACCGTGAGCGCTTCCGCCTGATGAAGCGCACCGCGTTCTTCATCAACATCGGGCGCGGCATGACGACGCGCCTCGACGACCTCGTCGCGGCGCTCCGCGCGGGTGAGATCGCCGGCGCCGGGCTTGACGTCTTCGAGCAGGAGCCGCTGCCGGCCGAGCATCCGCTGTGGACGATGCCCGGCGTCCTCCTGACGCCGCACACCGCCGGCCACGGCCCGTATCTCGATGAGCGGCGATTCGAGATCCTGCTCGACAACAGCCGGCGCTTCCTGGCGGGCCAATCGCTGCGCAACGTCGTGGACAAGGCGAGCTGGTTCTGACGCGGCCGGCGTATACTCCCCTCGCCGAGCCCGGAGGATCCCCATGGAGTTCGGGTTCACCGCCGCCGAGAACGCCTTCGCCGAGGAGGTCCGTCGCTTCCTGGGCGAGACCCCGCCTGACAGCTTCCCGATCGACGGCGTGGACGCCGGCTACGGCTCGGGAGCGCACTCGCGCGCGTTTCTCCAGGCGCTGGCCGGGCGGGGCTGGATCAGCATGGGTTGGCCCACGATGTACGGTGGCCAGGCCCAGCCGATGTTCTTCAAGCTCGTCCTGCTCGAGGAGCTGGCGCTCGCCGGCGCGCCCTTCGGACCGCTGGCCGGCTGCTGGCAGACGGCCGACGCGATCATCGGCTTCGGCGGAGAGCGCCTGCGCCGCGAGCTCCTGCCGGCGATCGCCCGCGGCGAGGCGACCTTCTGGCAGGGCTACAGCGAGCCCGACGCGGGGTCGGATCTGCTCGCGCTCAAGACCGAGGCCCGCCGGGACGGCGACCACTACGTGATCCGCGGCCACAAGATCTGGTCGAGCCACGCCGGCATCTCGACCCACGGGCTCGTCTTCTGCCGCACGAGTCGCGAGGCCCGGCGGAGCCGCGGCTTCAGCATGTTCGTGGTGCCGAACGGGACGCCCGGGATGGACATCCGTCCGATCCGGAGCCTGACCGGCGGCGTCTATCACTACGAGGTCTTCCTCGATGACGTGCGGGTCCCGGCCGAGCTCATGCTCTGGCCCGAAGGCGAGGGCTTCCAGGCCCTCCTGAACGGCCTCGACGCCGACCGCTTCTGGGGGCGCTTCTACAAGGCCCCGGCGCTCGAGCGCGTGCTGCGGCGGCTCGTGGAGTACGCGAACACGACGCGCGTCGGCGACGCGCCGCTGGCCTGCGATACCGCCGTGCGGCGGCGGCTGGCCGGGATCGCCGCCGAGATCGCGGCGCTGAGGATGCTCTTCTACCGGGCGGCGTGTCTGCTCCGCGACGGCACGCCCATCACCTACGAGACGGCGGTCGCCAAGGTCTA
This portion of the Candidatus Methylomirabilota bacterium genome encodes:
- a CDS encoding alpha/beta fold hydrolase codes for the protein MATFVLIHGAYQGGWVWKPVAGRLRAAGHLVHAPTLDGCAERHHLVRHGITVATHAQEVARLLFYEDLRDVVLVGTSAGGMVVCKAAELAAERIARLVFVDALALLPGERVADIVKRPAAPAVTELTIGPSREDAEQRLFADLDAATRAWALARYTPHPVAALEAPMELGNFWERRWSAAVIRCRASRNPPEAHQRRTAERLRATWAEMDTGHYPMLSQPDELVRLLA
- a CDS encoding D-2-hydroxyacid dehydrogenase, which produces MPTTLLMLPPQTATTRAWAARLAGALPALSVVVAETAADAARAVGHADAAFGTMPDALLRDARRLRWLQAPQAAPPAGYYTPALIAHPALVTNFREIYNDHIGAHIMAFVLAFARGLHHYIPRQLRREWKKEPPDTGVIHLPEATALLVGVGGIGAEAARLMAAFGMHVIGVDARRREAPPGVLKLDGPEALDSLVPLADFVILTVPHTPDTAGFMHRERFRLMKRTAFFINIGRGMTTRLDDLVAALRAGEIAGAGLDVFEQEPLPAEHPLWTMPGVLLTPHTAGHGPYLDERRFEILLDNSRRFLAGQSLRNVVDKASWF
- a CDS encoding acyl-CoA dehydrogenase family protein — protein: MEFGFTAAENAFAEEVRRFLGETPPDSFPIDGVDAGYGSGAHSRAFLQALAGRGWISMGWPTMYGGQAQPMFFKLVLLEELALAGAPFGPLAGCWQTADAIIGFGGERLRRELLPAIARGEATFWQGYSEPDAGSDLLALKTEARRDGDHYVIRGHKIWSSHAGISTHGLVFCRTSREARRSRGFSMFVVPNGTPGMDIRPIRSLTGGVYHYEVFLDDVRVPAELMLWPEGEGFQALLNGLDADRFWGRFYKAPALERVLRRLVEYANTTRVGDAPLACDTAVRRRLAGIAAEIAALRMLFYRAACLLRDGTPITYETAVAKVYADETGQKLARLGMDLLGPWAPLRPGSREARLGGEISHAYLTSLGHTIAGGTAEVLRTTVAVRGLGLPAEPRAR